One Carassius auratus strain Wakin chromosome 16, ASM336829v1, whole genome shotgun sequence genomic window carries:
- the nradd gene encoding tumor necrosis factor receptor superfamily member 16, translating to MKGAMAALQLGLWILAVKVAFGKVCISEQFTKTGACCSMCAAGTGLVSSCGQEDTKCQACQDGVSFSDSETLSACRPCARCPAGVRELARCTPTQDTQCECGEHSFLWRDVNSTSGVCVPCSMCVHGSGVVRACGPLGNTICERCKPGTYSKERSDRKPCVPCSRCTDDEVEIRPCQLDSDTICMVKDLNILSRPSGSDGPLEYPRKPILNEEMENRSSPAPGSESPRLTPQDQAGNNNNNILVYVSVLAAVVLGLLFYVAYKCWKSCQQKQALVKARADEMNTVREGEKLHSDSGVFLDSHSLQESQPCKGSKRDSKQDTRLYVNLPPHRQEEVEGLLAEGDGRSWRQLAATLGYEQDRVDVFGRGQDPIHTLLTDWAQQEGSTLGLLCSALARIERPDIISALTAPSQGVSVV from the exons ATGAAGGGAGCAATGGCAGCACTTCAACTCGGTTTGTGGATCTTGGCAGTAAAG GTGGCGTTTGGCAAGGTCTGTATCAGCGAGCAGTTTACAAAAACAGGCGCATGTTGCAGCATGTGTGCTGCGGGCACTGGTTTGGTGAGCAGCTGTGGTCAGGAAGACACCAAGTGTCAGGCGTGCCAAGATG GTGTGTCGTTCTCAGACTCAGAGACTCTTTCAGCTTGTCGTCCTTGCGCGCGCTGCCCCGCCGGCGTTCGTGAACTGGCACGCTGCACGCCCACTCAGGACACCCAGTGTGAGTGCGGTGAGCATTCCTTCCTGTGGCGGGATGTTAACAGCACAAGTGGGGTGTGCGTGCCCTGCTCCATGTGTGTGCATGGAAGCGGAGTGGTTCGGGCCTGTGGGCCGCTGGGAAATACTATCTGTGAGCGGTGTAAACCAGGGACTTACTCAAAGGAGCGGAGTGACAGGAAACCCTGCGTGCCCTGCTCACGCTGTACTGATGACGAGGTGGAGATCAGACCCTGCCAGCTGGACTCTGACACCATCTGTATGG tAAAAGACCTTAACATCCTGTCCCGTCCATCTGGTTCTGATGGTCCGCTTGAATACCCCCGAAAGCCGATTCTGAATGAGGAAATGGAGAACAGGAGCAGCCCAGCACCAGGGTCTGAATCCCCTCGACTCACTCCACAGGACCAAGcaggaaacaacaacaacaacatcttgGTCTATGTGTCTGTCCTGGCTGCGGTGGTGCTCGGCCTCCTGTTCTACGTCGCCTACAAATG CTGGAAGTCATGCCAGCAGAAGCAGGCTCTGGTAAAGGCCAGGGCTGACGAGATGAATACTGTCAGGGAAGGAGAGAAATTACACAGCGACAGTGGCGTGTTTCTGGACTCTCACAGCCTTCAGGAAAGCCAGCCTTGCAAAG GCAGTAAACGAGACAGCAAACAGGACACGCGACTTTACGTGAACCTGCCTCCTCACAGgcaggaggaggtggaggggcTTCTCGCCGAGGGGGACGGTCGGAGCTGGAGACAGCTGGCGGCCACACTCGGTTACGAACAGGACCGCGTGGACGTCTTCGGACGGGGACAAGACCCCATCCACACTCTCTTAACAGATTGGGCTCAACAGGAAGGCTCCACGTTGGGCCTGCTCTGCTCCGCTCTCGCACGCATCGAACGGCCAGACATCATCAGCGCCCTCACCGCCCCGTCTCAAGGAGTGTCAGTGGTCTAA